ATCTCTACTGATGTTATTGAATTATATGATGTGCATGAAAGATCCCTATATTGTTGCTGTCCAATACAAGAAAACCAAATGTCTCCATTATTTGTCATTTGGGAAATGACAAACGTGTTTTTCTTATTAAAGATTttgaatatattatttttttttcccatggagATACATGCTAGATGTGACACaagcaaattaaaaacataattacaCTAGAAATGGACGTATTTAAATGTGTTCCTAATTAACAAAAGCGGGAATTGAATTTCTGCTAAATTACTCATTTCTATTGGAAAGTATGAACAATTTGTCGTTATTAATAAGCAGGATAAATGTGCAAGGAGCATATATATAAAGAgaatgttttgggtttttttacacaGAAGTGTGCATTTGGGCTGTGAAATGTGATAACTGATAACAtgatacttttatttttaaatgtcatttgtatttttacagtttttttatgactttttaaaagttgtgcTTCAATCGTTTTCAAACTTGTACTTTATTGTTGTTGGTGTGTATTGTTTGTTGTGCCGTGCACCGTCTGCATGTTGTTATTAGGATATTATTAGGTTACTAGGATATTGGTATTTATTATCCATCCgactatccatcttctatgccacttatcctcactagggtcgcgggggtatgctagagccgatcccagccgacttcgggcgagaggcagggggtgcaccctgaactggtcgccagccaatcgtagggcacatatagacaaacaatcattcacactcacattcatacctatggacaatttaacctaacatgagtgattctggaatgtgggaggaaaccggagtacccggaggaaacccacCCAATGCCATTCCCAATTCAAACCCAGatgttccagatctcctgactgtgtggccaccatgcagcccagtatttattatttgtattattattattgttattcaatATCTAGAAAAGAAAATGCATCCACCCGACCGAAGCTAAAAGTGAGTGGTTGTTTTGCTGTGTTCCCCGACATTTATAAGTGTTCATCCCCCCTCCTCCCCCAGGTCATGGGGGTCTTAACCAACTAGGCGGAATGTTTGTTAATGGCCGTCCGCTCCCGGAGGTGATCCGGCAACGCATTGTGGACATGGCCCACCAGGGGGTCCGGCCTTGCGACATCTCGCGGCAGCTCAGAGTCAGCCACGGATGCGTCAGCAAGATCCTGGGACGGTGAGTTCATGGACCACCGGAATGAAAAGCAGTCCCGTCGAGGGAGTAAACGTTGATTTCTTCAATCGTTAGGTACTACGAGACAGGCAGCATCAAACCGGGTGTGATTGGAGGCTCTAAGCCCAAAGTGGCCACCCCGAAAGTGGTGGAGAAGATCGCCGAGTACAAGAGGCAGAATCCCACCATGTTCGCCTGGGAGATCAGGGACAGACTGCTGGCTGAGACGGTTTGCGACAGCGACACCGTGCCCAGTGTCAGCTCCATTAACAGGTGAACAACCGGCTCAGGAATGGTGCTCAATTAGGTTGTTGTTGGCTCTGCTGATTTATTTCTTCCGTTTTAGGATCATTCGAACCAAAGTCCAGCAGCCGTTCAATCTCCCTCTGGATGGAAAAGTTCTAAGTCCTGGACAAACCTTGAGTAAGTCTTCACTTTTTCCCTGAAAGAAGCCTTTTTGGTTCCAAGTAATTTACATCCACGTTTCCTTCTCCAAGTTCCCAGTTCTGCCGTCACCCCGCCTGAGTCTCCGCACTCGGACTCTTTAGGGTCCACCTACTCCATCAACGGCCTGCTGGGAATCCCCCAACCAGGCAGCGAGGGCAAGAGGAGCCACGATGACAGTAAGGCCAAACAATCATAACCCCCAAGTTTGTCTTTGAGAGACATTTTCCCCTGAAATCCGTCAACGTTGCTAATTCCAAATGTCCAAAAACTTGTAGCTCAGCAAATCAGATCCCTGTCAAAACCCTTCCAGAAAGTTTCAGTTGCGTAACCCTGCTTTTAGCTAACCTACAAACATGATACCGGCAGGTGAAGTCGCCAAAACATCCAACATATGCACATCTCACAGTTCTGTATAACCGGCACCAACATGGAATTGGTTGGTTGCTTTCAAGTCAAGATGTAAATGTTCGTGCTTCTGAGGTAGCATCGGAAGTGAAACAGAGACGGGACTATTGTCTGTGAGAAAGGATATCCTACAACGCCGGGACCGGCGTTTAACACCCAAGACTCTCGCTCTGTTGTGTTGACAGCAATTGTCGGGCAATTAGCGATGAGCGCTATGTGAGTTAGGACAATGTCTGAGATAGGACAATATCTGGattctgtgtgaaatgcacagATAAATAGCAGGAAAGACGCAGAATCCACCTAAGACAGACCACGACTTGAGCACGACCATTTGCTACCAAATGCTGGATGACAGCAGCTATGGTGGAATTAGTTCCCAATTAATGTTCCAATCTCAATTGCTATTGGACCAGTCCAGGCTATAGCCCACTCTTTGCCTttcgtcagctgggatagaatGGATTGCATGCAGGTTTTGTGAATTTAGTATAAAACTGCAGTAATTTAAGTATTTTCCTATAATTTCCTACTCAGTTGTTGTAGTTGAGGCTAAAGGGAGATGTTGGCTTCAATCAAGTCATCAGTAGAATCTTCTTCCTACTTCTCTCAGGTGACCAGGACAGTTGTCGACACAGCGTGGATTCTCAGGGCAGCGGCGGCATTCCGAGGAAAACCATGCGCCTCGACCACTTCTCGCAGCATGTTGACTGCGGCTTTGAACGTCCGCACTACCCACCGGACTCCTTCGGCTCCGCCAACAAGACGGAACAGGTGAGCGTTCCGTGTCAAGAGTTTGGAATTCTTTCAgctcagtgttgttgttgtaataGCTAACGCGTGTCCCTCGCCCTCAGACTTTGTACCCGCTCTCGCTCATCAGCGGCAGCCTGGAGGAGGCCAAGACCGGCCTCGCCGCATCCAGCTCCGCCATTGGACGCAATCTAACGGCGCATCAGAGCTATGCTATGGTGCCTGGTGAGAGTCTTATCACTCATCACTCCATGTTTTTGGTTTTCCATTGGTTTCACTTCATTCCCATCTCCACGCGCACTTCATCCAGAGCCCCTCCAGTCCCTGCCGCTCTGCTTGAAGCAGGAAATGTCTCCGGAGGTCACCAGCACGAGTCCCTCCTCTCCAAACATGCCGTTTGTGGAGCTGCAGAAACCCGTTTCTGTTGGCGGAAGCTGCAGCAACCATTACCCCAACTCCTATAACTCATTCCCCCATCATGCACCTGTGTACAGCCAGTTTGGCGGCCAGTCTATCATCTCAGGTAATGGCCATTTTGGTCATGATGTCAGTCATGATAGCCATTCATCTCATGACGGTTTGGTGATGACTCTTTTAGGTATTGTATTAGCTATATATTTTCACATAAGCAaaatgtacctaatgttgtgtcccaTGAGTGTATTTCTAATAAGACTACACCAAAAGTGACAGCAAAAATTTCATATTGTGTACTGTGCAGGGCGAGACATGGTGAGCTCCACCCTGCCCGGATACCCACCTCACATCCCGTCGCCCGCCCAGACAGGATACTCCTCGTCGGCCATCACTGGCGTTGTCGCGGGTACGTGTTCACCTGTTGTTGTACTCTGCACAAAAAGGAGATATACAAGAAAACAGAATCAGAGGCTtggtgtagtgtgtgtgtgtgtgtgtgtgtgtgtgtgtgtgtgtgtgcgtgggccCGGGGGGTACAAGGAACAGGCTTGGGGGTTCCGCCCTGCTGCCCACATCcccccacccatccacccagaCACCTCTGACCACACATCGCCATGGGAACCAGGGGGCCCAGGAGGGAGGTctttgtgatgtgtgtgtgtgtgtgtgtgtgtgtgtgagtcaggatgccacactgtgtgtgtgtgtgcgtgtgtgtgcatgtgtgatgtgccgttttttttatttttttatttgaagtcTGCCCTTCGAAGCGCGAAATGAGAGGgtctgatttattattttttctggtGGGCTTGCTGTGAGGGAGCGTTGATACACAATTACCTCCTATAAGAGAGGGGAGGGTTGGGAATGGTGGAAGATGTTGGGGGTTGGCATGGGGGATTCATTCCAGCTAACATAATTACCAATTAGAtattggaatgtaaaaaaaccagAGAAGAAAGTGGAGGAAGTGCATGAGAAGAGGGCATTtcgaagggggggggggcatgcagGGAGGCATGCATGCACCGCTGAGTCGAGGGATTTCGACCCTCCACCTGCACTGTAGATTAATGGTTTACAGGCTGGGCTAAACTGCTGGTGAATGATGAGCTAACTGGAGCACAAACAGCTCACTGGGGCCGTGCAAAGCTGGGGCCGTGCTTTTTTTGGATCATGTGACCATTTTCTTTTGCAGCAGGCGGCGACTACTCGGCGCAGTCCTACAGCCACTCGCCCTACGCCACCTACAGTGAAGCCTGGAGGTTCACCAATTCCAGCATACTGGGTGAGTGATGGCCGCCTATTTGTTTGGAGTATCAGTGTGCGCTTATAAccgtagagcaggggtgtccaaagtgtggcccgggggccatttatggggttttttaattggccctcagcacattctaaagatacaactgaaaaaaagaaaactaaaaaaatacaaacgttttttttaaagaatatagagaataaaacaaaatattaggaaaataaagtcaaaatattaaagactaaaattttgttcttttaactgtcataatattattaaaaacaatgaataaagttgcaattttaggaaaggTAGGTCAGGTAATATTATAACAATAAAGTCAATgagaataacaacaaaaaatgtacaagaagaaagttgaaatgtcagtaaaaatcccaaatttttaaatttaacaacaaattatatgatatatatatatatatatatatatatatatatatatatatatatatatatatatactataataaTTAGATTATTCATATTACATTGCATTTTGTTtaagagtgtttgtctttttcttctgcaattgagccaCTGtcaccaagcaatttcccttgtggatcaataaagtctaaaAATGGAGAAACGAGCAAAAAGCGTAGCGTATAGAGAAAAAGTTCATTCAGATTAATAATAAGCttgtcaccgataacacaaagctgagatgcaggctgttttttctttagatatagaaaaaacatctcagcatCAGAATTACAtgctgtaaaaatgtaaaagcggCCCGGATCCTTTGACTTTTtagtatgcggccctctgtggaaaaagtatggacacccctgccatagagTGTGAAACTGTACGGCGCCATGACGAGAATTTCAGTGAAGTCACGTGCAAGAGTCATCCAAGCCAATCAGTATTCCCATACAGTTCGTGATAATTCTAATGATAATTCATTGACAACTGGGATATTCTCCTGCTGGTAGCTATCAAGGGTACTACGTAAGTTACTATATTCCTGCAACTGCAACAATTGCTAAAAGCAATCACATGCAATGCAATGTGTTCTCATAACAATTTAGAGAGAAATCATAGAATAAGTGAATATATCCCATTTATAATTTGAATCTTTCCCAACTACAAAGTTCCTGCAAAAGCAGTCATTGGGTTACATATTATTAACATGCCATGTGTTCCCATGAAAATGTAGTAGGGAACTGTACAAAAAGTTACTATAGTTTCATTGATAATTTGACTATTGTCCAACATGGCATCACTGTTCCTGCTCAAGCTGCAACAATGCAGAGAGTTTGAAAGTAGTTAGTGGTTTGGGGCATCATTTTCATACTatttattactttaaaaaaaggttttcaagtCACCCATAAGATATAGCAAATTGATATTCTTCCTGTGCAGAACATGTTGCATAGTTAATACTGTGTAACCCCCCAAGTCGCTTTCAACTATTGTTCCCGTGCAAGCTCCATGCGCAGGAACAATAGAGTCAGTTCAGAGCTAGCAAAGTTATGTTAatgtatatcatttttattaccttgattgtattgaaaaaaataaaaataaaacattttaagtcACCCATAAAACAAGGCAAATGTGTTGTTCCTGTGCATGAAACTGTTGCAGAGGAACAATGGAATTAGTGCAAAGATATATCATTTTTAATACAACTATTTGCATAAAAAAACTGAGGTTGCCCATAAAATAAGCCACACTTTTGTATTGTTCGTGTGTGTGGAGCTTTCGCACAGGCACAATAGTTTCAAGTGGTTTTATGAGAGCTTTTATGAGTGGCTACGGCAAATTTTATACTAAGTATTACTACTTTTTATACAAAATCCTACTAATCCTGTGCTTCGACCGACACACTTCAAGGCAGCAATAGCGGCatgatcaaaataaagaaaaaaatacattgacatGAGTCGcgtaaatgtgataaaatgtatttaaaataaagaaaaaaatacattgacatGAGTCGcgtaaatgtgataaaatgtatttaaaaagtagAACGTTGTTTCCCCCGCCCTTTGTTTGTGTAAATgtgataaaacacattttaaaagtcaaacattAATTCTTTATTTTGTGCCTGCGGCCCCTTCAGGTTCACCGTATTACTACAGCACGGCCTCCCGCACTGCTCCACCCTCAGCGGCCGCCTACGACCACCTCTAGTCCCCTTCTGGGTGTTCCTACATGACTTGGACACCCAGTCAAGCACCTGGATAGCGAGTGTACTTGCAGATGAACCAGCAACCcgatgtttttggttttttttcttccatcctcactgactcacagatgATTATTTATTTGATCCAGTGGCCCAGGGTAACTCGTCGGCGGACATGAGAGCACGTTTACACATCTCCAGCCTCTTGTCTCACATGGTGCATCTTTTCAGTACGGAGTTCTTAACGCCGTTTTTGGCcaaagactttttttcccacccCCTTGCGCATCTGACAAAGGATATGCAACATCTTTCTAATGAACTATGCTTgatcttttattgtttgtttgtttacaaagctttgtttttttttttagaatccTTTCATTCCTGATTTGTCTGCTTGATTTCCAGTAGCCCTCTATTTGTCTAGCAAAGTGTACATATTGTAAATGTTGAATGACCTAGGAGGCAAGTGATGAGGGAGTTGGGAGGGGGGTGCTGATTGGACAACAAAACCCAACTTccattgtcttttttgtttgccaTCATACTCATGTACTGATGTTTGGTACAAATTGTGactattttttattcatatgctgttattaatattattgcagatgtactgtatatagggaATTTCTaaagaattatttttaattaaagcaTGGCAAAGGTGAACTTGCTGATGTGTGGTTAATcaaatgtgtacttttattactattattattattacaggaacatattttttttttctcagttttattttataatgcttttttttttgtttttaagcaaaaatTCCTATTTTGGGAGGGTTAAGTGTGGCCAAAATCTCACAACATTTTGCAGGCTTGTGCATCCTTCTGAAAGTTTGCAGAATTTTATCGGCATCCCAGATGTGAGACCCCATAATTCACTTGCTGTCGCccctcagaaataaaaaaaataaaaaattgtccACAACATCAGTTGTAATTTAGCACTGCTGCCTCACAGCAAGAAGGCCCCTGGTTCGATTCCAGCACTTAACACCTCATTTGGgaccatttctgtgtggattttgcaaGTATCTCtccaattattataattattattaagggtGATGATAGCTGCAAAGTGGTCATTTCCGTCAGCAAATTTTAAAGGACGAAAGCAGCGACCCAGCAAACGCGCGTCTGCCTAATGGCGTCTTTTTATTTTCTGCTTCAGGTACTTTTATGTGCAAGGTCTGCGTCCCTCTTTTTGCGGCATCATTACTGCTACCGCGCTAACAAGGGATACTATGCTTCGGTGGTGCCAGCCCACCTGCTACTATGCAGCGTAGCATCAAAACTACAGCGTTAATGTCTTAGAATTTGTCCTACAGCTCTTATACGTTTGCAGTACTTTCAATTTAAGAATGGTGTTCTGGGGAAGGTACACTTGAAAGGAAACTTCATCCCTGTTTTTGGGTCTGACTGTTCGCTCGCTCTTTGCATCCTGCTTATGCATGCAGAGAAACATGCATCCCTATGcattcatacagtacatgcatacatgACGATCTCACACTCCTAAAAAGTTACTAAAAACGTTGCCAGCTGTCATCAAACATCAGCACACTCAATGCCAAAAGAGTGAAAAGACATAAAGTTCATAAAGTTATAGTTATAGCACATAAagccacacaagcacaagtcgtCCTCCCTCTGTGGGCCTATTAGTGAGGAGGCTTCGGGCCACAGTGCTTCTGGTAATGAGTCCGCCAGCACAATATAGGCACCGGGCCGGAACAGCTGAGGGCAGACAAAGCTGGCAGGACAAGGAGGGGGACGACTGGCTGGGAGTCACTACATTTATCACAGAGCCGTGCTTACACTGcatccatgtgtgtgtgtgtgtgtgtgtgtgtgtatgtatgcgcAGGGCAGAAGGCATGTGTCCATCACCATTATGCGGGAAGAACTCAAAAGACACAACGAGGGCCCCTGGAGAACGAGCTGGCAAAAAGGCAGCAAGAGGAGTGTGTGGCAATCAGTGGGATGACGGGGTGGAAGCGGGCGGTGGGGGGGCTAAAGGGTGGTCCGGTTGTCCTGCGCCAGTCATCTGGAAAGTTCGCCACTTATCTCCGGGAACTGAGACACACCGGGCTGAGCAATTCAGGCCAGAAAA
This Dunckerocampus dactyliophorus isolate RoL2022-P2 chromosome 17, RoL_Ddac_1.1, whole genome shotgun sequence DNA region includes the following protein-coding sequences:
- the pax8 gene encoding paired box protein Pax-8 isoform X1; this translates as MSTSTARGHGGLNQLGGMFVNGRPLPEVIRQRIVDMAHQGVRPCDISRQLRVSHGCVSKILGRYYETGSIKPGVIGGSKPKVATPKVVEKIAEYKRQNPTMFAWEIRDRLLAETVCDSDTVPSVSSINRIIRTKVQQPFNLPLDGKVLSPGQTLIPSSAVTPPESPHSDSLGSTYSINGLLGIPQPGSEGKRSHDDSDQDSCRHSVDSQGSGGIPRKTMRLDHFSQHVDCGFERPHYPPDSFGSANKTEQTLYPLSLISGSLEEAKTGLAASSSAIGRNLTAHQSYAMVPEPLQSLPLCLKQEMSPEVTSTSPSSPNMPFVELQKPVSVGGSCSNHYPNSYNSFPHHAPVYSQFGGQSIISGRDMVSSTLPGYPPHIPSPAQTGYSSSAITGVVAAGGDYSAQSYSHSPYATYSEAWRFTNSSILGSPYYYSTASRTAPPSAAAYDHL
- the pax8 gene encoding paired box protein Pax-8 isoform X2 — encoded protein: MSTSTARGHGGLNQLGGMFVNGRPLPEVIRQRIVDMAHQGVRPCDISRQLRVSHGCVSKILGRYYETGSIKPGVIGGSKPKVATPKVVEKIAEYKRQNPTMFAWEIRDRLLAETVCDSDTVPSVSSINRIIRTKVQQPFNLPLDGKVLSPGQTLIPSSAVTPPESPHSDSLGSTYSINGLLGIPQPGSEGKRSHDDSDQDSCRHSVDSQGSGGIPRKTMRLDHFSQHVDCGFERPHYPPDSFGSANKTEQTLYPLSLISGSLEEAKTGLAASSSAIGRNLTAHQSYAMVPEPLQSLPLCLKQEMSPEVTSTSPSSPNMPFVELQKPVSVGGSCSNHYPNSYNSFPHHAPVYSQFGGQSIISGRDMVSSTLPGYPPHIPSPAQTGYSSSAITGVVAGGDYSAQSYSHSPYATYSEAWRFTNSSILGSPYYYSTASRTAPPSAAAYDHL
- the pax8 gene encoding paired box protein Pax-8 isoform X4 is translated as MSTSTARGHGGLNQLGGMFVNGRPLPEVIRQRIVDMAHQGVRPCDISRQLRVSHGCVSKILGRYYETGSIKPGVIGGSKPKVATPKVVEKIAEYKRQNPTMFAWEIRDRLLAETVCDSDTVPSVSSINRIIRTKVQQPFNLPLDGKVLSPGQTLIPSSAVTPPESPHSDSLGSTYSINGLLGIPQPGSEGKRSHDDSDQDSCRHSVDSQGSGGIPRKTMRLDHFSQHVDCGFERPHYPPDSFGSANKTEQTLYPLSLISGSLEEAKTGLAASSSAIGRNLTAHQSYAMVPGRDMVSSTLPGYPPHIPSPAQTGYSSSAITGVVAAGGDYSAQSYSHSPYATYSEAWRFTNSSILGSPYYYSTASRTAPPSAAAYDHL
- the pax8 gene encoding paired box protein Pax-8 isoform X5: MSTSTARGHGGLNQLGGMFVNGRPLPEVIRQRIVDMAHQGVRPCDISRQLRVSHGCVSKILGRYYETGSIKPGVIGGSKPKVATPKVVEKIAEYKRQNPTMFAWEIRDRLLAETVCDSDTVPSVSSINRIIRTKVQQPFNLPLDGKVLSPGQTLIPSSAVTPPESPHSDSLGSTYSINGLLGIPQPGSEGKRSHDDSDQDSCRHSVDSQGSGGIPRKTMRLDHFSQHVDCGFERPHYPPDSFGSANKTEQTLYPLSLISGSLEEAKTGLAASSSAIGRNLTAHQSYAMVPGRDMVSSTLPGYPPHIPSPAQTGYSSSAITGVVAGGDYSAQSYSHSPYATYSEAWRFTNSSILGSPYYYSTASRTAPPSAAAYDHL
- the pax8 gene encoding paired box protein Pax-8 isoform X3, giving the protein MSTSTARGGMFVNGRPLPEVIRQRIVDMAHQGVRPCDISRQLRVSHGCVSKILGRYYETGSIKPGVIGGSKPKVATPKVVEKIAEYKRQNPTMFAWEIRDRLLAETVCDSDTVPSVSSINRIIRTKVQQPFNLPLDGKVLSPGQTLIPSSAVTPPESPHSDSLGSTYSINGLLGIPQPGSEGKRSHDDSDQDSCRHSVDSQGSGGIPRKTMRLDHFSQHVDCGFERPHYPPDSFGSANKTEQTLYPLSLISGSLEEAKTGLAASSSAIGRNLTAHQSYAMVPEPLQSLPLCLKQEMSPEVTSTSPSSPNMPFVELQKPVSVGGSCSNHYPNSYNSFPHHAPVYSQFGGQSIISGRDMVSSTLPGYPPHIPSPAQTGYSSSAITGVVAAGGDYSAQSYSHSPYATYSEAWRFTNSSILGSPYYYSTASRTAPPSAAAYDHL